In Gemmobacter sp. 24YEA27, a genomic segment contains:
- the rpsS gene encoding 30S ribosomal protein S19: MARSIWKGPFVDGYVLKKAEASRASGKNEVIKIWSRRSTILPQFVGLTFGVYNGKKHVPVAVTEDMIGQKFGEYSPTRTYYGHAADKKAKRK, translated from the coding sequence ATGGCACGTTCCATCTGGAAAGGCCCGTTTGTCGATGGCTATGTCCTGAAAAAGGCAGAAGCGTCGCGCGCGTCGGGCAAGAACGAAGTGATCAAGATCTGGTCGCGCCGTTCCACCATCCTGCCGCAATTCGTCGGACTTACCTTCGGCGTCTATAACGGCAAAAAACACGTTCCGGTCGCGGTGACCGAGGACATGATCGGCCAGAAATTCGGTGAATATTCGCCGACCCGTACCTATTACGGGCATGCTGCCGACAAAAAAGCCAAGAGGAAGTAA
- the rpsC gene encoding 30S ribosomal protein S3, with translation MGQKVNPIGMRLQVNRTWDSRWFAESKDFGNLLLEDLRIREFIHKEAKQAGISKVVIERPHRKCRVTIYSARPGVIIGKKGADIETLRKKVAAFTASDLHLNIVEVRKPEVDAQLVAESIAQQMERRVSFRRAMKRGVQNAMRMGALGIRVNVAGRLGGAEIARTEWYREGRVPLHTLRADIDYALSEAETPYGIIGVKVWIFKGEILEHDPQAHDRRLAEAADAPAPRGPRRERGDRERA, from the coding sequence ATGGGTCAGAAGGTCAATCCGATCGGCATGCGCCTTCAGGTCAACCGTACCTGGGACAGCCGCTGGTTCGCTGAATCGAAAGATTTCGGCAACCTGCTTCTGGAAGATCTCCGCATCCGTGAGTTCATCCACAAGGAAGCCAAACAGGCCGGCATCTCGAAAGTCGTCATCGAGCGTCCGCACCGCAAGTGCCGCGTGACCATCTACTCGGCGCGTCCGGGTGTGATCATCGGCAAAAAAGGCGCTGACATCGAGACGCTTCGCAAGAAGGTCGCGGCGTTCACTGCCTCGGACCTGCATCTGAACATCGTCGAAGTGCGCAAGCCCGAAGTCGATGCCCAGCTGGTGGCCGAGTCGATCGCACAACAGATGGAGCGTCGTGTGTCGTTCCGTCGTGCGATGAAGCGTGGCGTGCAGAACGCGATGCGCATGGGCGCCCTCGGCATCCGTGTGAACGTGGCTGGTCGTCTGGGTGGTGCGGAAATCGCGCGTACCGAATGGTACCGTGAAGGCCGCGTGCCGCTGCATACGCTTCGTGCTGACATCGACTATGCGCTGTCGGAAGCCGAAACCCCCTATGGGATCATCGGTGTGAAAGTCTGGATCTTCAAAGGCGAAATCCTTGAGCATGATCCGCAAGCCCACGATCGTCGCCTGGCAGAGGCAGCGGATGCTCCGGCACCCCGCGGTCCGCGCCGTGAGCGTGGCGACCGTGAGCGCGCCTGA
- the rplC gene encoding 50S ribosomal protein L3: MRSGIIAKKLGMTRLFLEDGKQIPVTVLQLDALQVVANRTDDVDGYTAVQLGAGTAKVSRTTAAQRGHFAKANVAPKRKLVEFRVSPDNLIEVGAEISAEHYVSGQFVDVAGTSLGKGFQGAMKRHNFGGLRASHGVSVSHRSHGSTGQCQDPGKVFKGKKMAGHMGAVRVTTQNLQVVKTDAERGLILVKGAVPGSAGGWVTVKDAVKKAPHADAPRPAAVKALAGAAAPAVEAVEGGEA; the protein is encoded by the coding sequence ATGCGTTCCGGTATTATCGCAAAGAAGCTGGGCATGACCCGGCTGTTCCTGGAAGACGGCAAGCAGATCCCGGTCACGGTGCTGCAGCTTGACGCCCTTCAGGTCGTGGCAAACCGCACCGACGACGTTGACGGCTATACCGCTGTTCAGCTCGGCGCCGGCACTGCCAAAGTTTCGCGCACCACTGCCGCGCAGCGTGGCCATTTCGCGAAAGCGAATGTCGCCCCCAAGCGCAAGCTGGTCGAGTTCCGCGTCTCGCCTGACAACCTGATCGAAGTGGGCGCCGAAATCTCGGCCGAGCACTACGTTTCGGGCCAGTTCGTCGACGTTGCCGGTACCTCGCTTGGTAAAGGCTTCCAGGGTGCGATGAAGCGTCACAACTTCGGCGGTCTTCGCGCGTCGCACGGTGTGTCGGTTTCGCACCGTTCGCACGGTTCGACCGGCCAGTGCCAGGACCCCGGCAAGGTGTTCAAAGGCAAGAAGATGGCTGGCCATATGGGGGCCGTTCGCGTCACCACCCAGAACCTGCAGGTCGTCAAGACCGATGCAGAGCGTGGTCTGATCCTCGTCAAGGGCGCTGTCCCCGGTTCGGCCGGCGGCTGGGTCACTGTCAAGGATGCCGTGAAAAAGGCTCCGCATGCTGACGCTCCGCGTCCGGCTGCCGTCAAGGCGCTCGCGGGTGCTGCTGCTCCGGCTGTGGAAGCAGTCGAAGGGGGTGAAGCATGA
- the rplV gene encoding 50S ribosomal protein L22, translating to MGKEKNPRRVADNEAMAVARMLRTSPQKLNLVAGLIRGKKVDKALADLTFSKRRIAGEVKKVLQSAIANAENNHGLDVDSLIVAEAWCGKNLVMKRGRPRARGRFGKIMKPFSEITIKVRQSGESA from the coding sequence ATGGGTAAGGAAAAGAATCCGCGCCGCGTGGCGGATAATGAGGCGATGGCCGTGGCACGTATGCTGCGCACCTCGCCCCAGAAACTGAATCTGGTTGCGGGTCTGATCCGCGGCAAGAAAGTCGACAAGGCGCTGGCCGACCTCACCTTCTCCAAGCGTCGTATCGCTGGCGAAGTGAAGAAAGTCCTGCAATCCGCGATTGCCAATGCCGAGAACAACCATGGTCTCGACGTTGACAGCCTGATCGTGGCGGAAGCCTGGTGCGGCAAGAACCTGGTGATGAAGCGGGGCCGTCCGCGGGCTCGTGGTCGCTTCGGCAAAATCATGAAGCCGTTCAGCGAAATCACCATCAAGGTTCGTCAGTCCGGGGAGTCGGCATAA
- a CDS encoding 50S ribosomal protein L23, with amino-acid sequence MSAKPEHYDVIRKPVITEKATMASENGAVVFQVAMASTKPQIKEAVEAVFGVKVKAVNTTITKGKAKRFRGRAGERSDVKKAYVTLEEGNTIDVSTGL; translated from the coding sequence ATGAGCGCGAAACCCGAACATTACGACGTGATCCGCAAGCCGGTCATCACCGAGAAAGCCACTATGGCCTCGGAAAATGGCGCGGTTGTGTTCCAGGTTGCGATGGCATCGACCAAGCCGCAGATCAAAGAGGCCGTCGAGGCTGTCTTTGGCGTCAAGGTCAAAGCCGTCAACACCACCATCACCAAAGGCAAGGCCAAGCGTTTCCGCGGCCGCGCCGGTGAGCGTTCGGACGTGAAAAAGGCCTATGTGACCCTCGAAGAGGGCAACACGATCGACGTATCGACCGGCCTCTGA
- the rplD gene encoding 50S ribosomal protein L4, with translation MKLDVIKLDGDKAGSVDLNEALFGLEPRADILHRVVRWQRAKAQAGTHSTLGKSDVSYSTKKIYKQKGTGGARHGSKKAPIFRHGGVYKGPQPRSHAHDLPKKFRALGLRHALSAKAKAGELVILDSLALADAKTGLLAKTLGERGWKRVLVIDGATVDANFALAARNIEGVDVLPTIGANVYDILKRDTLVITKAGIEALEARLK, from the coding sequence ATGAAACTTGATGTGATCAAACTCGACGGCGACAAAGCCGGTTCGGTTGACCTGAACGAAGCGCTGTTCGGCCTTGAGCCGCGCGCCGACATTCTGCACCGTGTGGTCCGCTGGCAGCGTGCGAAAGCACAGGCCGGTACCCATTCGACGCTGGGTAAATCGGATGTCAGCTACTCGACCAAGAAGATCTACAAGCAAAAAGGCACCGGTGGCGCACGTCACGGGTCCAAGAAAGCTCCGATCTTCCGTCACGGTGGTGTCTATAAGGGCCCGCAGCCCCGCAGCCACGCCCATGATCTGCCGAAGAAGTTCCGTGCGCTCGGTCTGCGTCACGCGCTTTCGGCCAAGGCCAAAGCCGGCGAACTGGTGATCCTCGACAGCCTCGCGCTGGCCGATGCGAAAACCGGTCTTCTGGCCAAAACCCTGGGCGAGCGTGGCTGGAAACGCGTTCTGGTCATCGATGGTGCAACGGTTGATGCGAATTTCGCACTGGCTGCGCGCAACATCGAAGGCGTGGACGTGCTCCCGACCATCGGCGCCAATGTCTATGATATCCTGAAGCGTGACACGCTCGTGATCACCAAAGCAGGTATCGAAGCTCTGGAGGCTCGCCTGAAATGA
- the rplP gene encoding 50S ribosomal protein L16, protein MLQPKRTKFRKMHKGRIKGEAKGGSTLNFGSFALKSTEPERVTARQIEAARRAITRHMKRQGRVWIRIFPDTPVSAKPTEVRMGSGKGSVDYWACKVKPGRIMFEIDGVNEEIAREALRLGAMKLPVTSRIVAREDW, encoded by the coding sequence ATGCTGCAACCAAAGCGCACTAAATTCCGCAAGATGCACAAGGGCCGCATCAAGGGCGAAGCCAAAGGCGGCTCCACCCTGAACTTCGGCTCGTTTGCTCTGAAATCGACCGAACCCGAGCGCGTCACGGCGCGGCAGATCGAAGCGGCCCGCCGCGCGATCACCCGTCACATGAAGCGTCAGGGCCGTGTCTGGATCCGTATCTTCCCGGATACCCCGGTTTCGGCAAAGCCGACCGAGGTCCGGATGGGTTCCGGTAAGGGCTCGGTCGATTACTGGGCCTGCAAGGTGAAGCCTGGCCGCATCATGTTCGAGATCGACGGTGTGAACGAGGAAATCGCTCGTGAAGCCCTGCGTCTCGGCGCGATGAAACTGCCGGTCACCTCGCGCATCGTCGCGCGCGAAGACTGGTAA
- the rplB gene encoding 50S ribosomal protein L2: protein MALRSYKPTTPGQRGLVLIDRSELWKGRPVKALTEGLRKHGGRNNTGRITVRHQGGGAKRLYRIVDFKRAKWDVAATVERIEYDPNRTAFIALVRYADGEQAYILAPQRLAVGDSVVAGAKVDVKPGNAMPFSGMPIGTIVHNVELKAGKGGQLARAAGTYAQFVGRDGSYAQIRLSSGELRLVRQECMATIGAVSNPDNSNQNFGKAGRMRHKGVRPTVRGVSMNPIDHPHGGGEGRTSGGRHPVTPWGKPTKGARTRTNSTTDKYIVRSRHAKKKGR, encoded by the coding sequence ATGGCACTCAGGTCTTATAAACCTACGACGCCAGGCCAGCGCGGGCTGGTTCTGATCGACCGTTCGGAGCTGTGGAAGGGCCGCCCTGTTAAAGCGCTGACCGAAGGTCTGCGTAAACATGGTGGTCGGAACAATACCGGACGGATTACTGTGCGCCACCAGGGCGGCGGGGCAAAGCGCCTCTACCGCATCGTGGATTTCAAACGCGCAAAATGGGATGTCGCCGCGACCGTCGAACGGATCGAGTACGACCCCAACCGCACCGCATTCATCGCGCTGGTGCGCTATGCTGACGGCGAGCAGGCCTATATCCTCGCGCCCCAGCGTCTTGCCGTTGGTGACTCTGTTGTCGCCGGCGCCAAAGTCGACGTGAAGCCCGGCAATGCGATGCCTTTCTCGGGCATGCCGATCGGTACCATCGTGCACAACGTGGAACTGAAAGCCGGCAAAGGTGGTCAGCTGGCTCGCGCCGCAGGCACCTACGCACAATTCGTCGGTCGTGACGGCTCCTATGCGCAGATCCGCCTCTCGTCGGGCGAGCTGCGTCTGGTCCGTCAGGAATGCATGGCAACCATCGGTGCCGTGTCGAACCCCGACAACTCGAACCAGAACTTCGGTAAAGCCGGTCGTATGCGCCACAAGGGCGTGCGTCCGACTGTCCGCGGCGTCTCGATGAACCCGATCGACCACCCGCATGGTGGTGGTGAAGGCCGGACCTCCGGTGGTCGTCACCCGGTCACGCCCTGGGGCAAACCCACCAAGGGCGCCCGTACGCGCACCAACTCGACGACGGACAAATACATTGTCCGCTCGCGTCACGCCAAGAAGAAAGGGCGCTGA
- the rpsJ gene encoding 30S ribosomal protein S10, whose amino-acid sequence MQGQTIRIRLKAFDYRVLDASTQEIVSTAKRTGAEVRGPIPLPNKIEKFTVLRGPHIDKKSRDQWEIRTHKRLLDIVNPTPQTVDALMKLDLAAGVDVEIKV is encoded by the coding sequence ATGCAAGGTCAGACCATTCGCATCCGCCTCAAGGCCTTCGATTACCGCGTGCTGGATGCCAGCACCCAGGAAATCGTTTCCACGGCCAAGCGCACCGGTGCAGAAGTCCGCGGGCCGATCCCGCTGCCGAACAAAATCGAGAAATTCACGGTTCTGCGTGGTCCGCATATCGACAAGAAGTCGCGCGACCAGTGGGAAATCCGTACCCATAAGCGTCTTCTCGACATCGTCAATCCGACCCCCCAGACCGTGGACGCGCTGATGAAGCTCGACCTCGCCGCTGGCGTGGATGTCGAGATCAAGGTGTAA